A window from Eubalaena glacialis isolate mEubGla1 chromosome 1, mEubGla1.1.hap2.+ XY, whole genome shotgun sequence encodes these proteins:
- the CALY gene encoding neuron-specific vesicular protein calcyon, producing MVKLNCSFSGKTGSGDAATMDSVPLISPLDVSQLQPAFSDQVVIKTQTEYQLSSGDQPTKFSDLEAQKLGGGHPEDARGRMPTGRMIAFTMALMGCLLIMYKAIWYDQFSCPDGFLLRHKICTPLTLEMYYTELDPEHHRSLLAAIGAYPVGRKHGTETPWLSASYHAFKEAPKAHKAPARAAMAAPSGKPSGKPSGEASAPGEKEAAQKVEGSAPPPAPQ from the exons ATGGTGAAGCTGAACTGCAGCTTCTCGGGGAAGACAGGCTCCGGGGACGCGGCTACCATGGACAGCGTCCCTCTGATCAGCCCCCTGGACGTCAGCCAGCTACAGCCTGCGTTCTCCGACCAG GTTGTCATTAAGACACAGACAGAATACCAGCTGTCCTCCGGGGACCAGCCGACAAAGTTCTCTGACCTGGAGGCCCAGAAGCTGGGCGGTGGCCACCCGGAGGATGCACGTGGCAGG ATGCCCACAGGGCGGATGATCGCCTTCACCATGGCGCTCATGGGCTGCCTCCTGATCATGTACAAGGCCATCTGGTACGACCAGTTCAGCTGCCCCGACGGCTTCCTGCTTCGG CACAAGATCTGCACCCCGCTGACCCTGGAGATGTACTACACCGAGCTGGACCCCGAGCACCACCGCAGCCTCCTGGCGGCCATCGGGGCCTACCCAGTGGGCCGCAAGCACGGCACGGAGACCCCGTGGTTGTCCGCGAGCTACCACGCCTTCAAGGAGGCGCCCAAGGCGCACAAGGCGCCTGCCCGCGCGGCCATGGCGGCG CCCTCGGGGAAGCCCTCGGGGAAGCCCTCCGGGGAGGCCTCGGCGCCTGGCGAGAAGGAGGCGGCGCAGAAGGTGGAGGGGAGCGcgccgcccccagccccccagtga